A stretch of Brassica napus cultivar Da-Ae chromosome C6, Da-Ae, whole genome shotgun sequence DNA encodes these proteins:
- the LOC125589278 gene encoding reticulon-like protein B12, protein MGSCSDKLFKRERTVHEILGGGIIADVILWRNKNVSVGIVTVTISSWMVFESFAYTILTLLSSVLLLLLSILFLWSKSASILNRPSPPLPEFQISEEMAEEASKLLRFHVNKLLQVTYDTAMGRDTELFIKVAVYLLLISLVGSLMDFQTLCHTGVLVVMTVPAFYDRYEDCIDGSLVFIYNKAKELYHRFEIRSYLKNKKLS, encoded by the exons ATGGGTTCTTGTTCGGACAAGCTGTTCAAAAGAGAGAGAACAgtacatgagattctgggaggTGGCATTA TTGCAGATGTGATCCTGTGGAGGAACAAGAATGTGAGTGTTGGTATAGTTACAGTAACAATAAGCTCATGGATGGTGTTTGAGAGCTTTGCGTACACCATCCTCACTCTTCTTTCAAGTGTTCTTCTCCTCTTGCTCTCTATCCTCTTCCTCTGGTCCAAATCTGCATCTATTCTCAACAg GCCGTCACCGCCATTGCCAGAGTTTCAAATAAGTGAAGAAATGGCTGAAGAAGCTTCCAAGTTGTTACGCTTCCATGTGAATAAACTGCTACAAGTGACGTATGACACTGCAATGGGAAGAGACACAGAGTTGTTTATCAAAGTAGCTGTCTATCTGTTGCTCATCTCACTCGTTGGAAGTCTCATGGATTTTCAGACACTTTGCCACACCG GTGTTTTGGTGGTAATGACAGTTCCAGCTTTTTATGATAGATACGAGGATTGCATAGATGGATCTCTCGTGTTCATCTACAACAAAGCTAAAGAGCTTTACCATAGATTCGAGATACGGTCTTATCTGAAAAATAAGAAACTGAGCTGA
- the LOC106407372 gene encoding FKBP12-interacting protein of 37 kDa-like isoform X2, whose translation MDGGDHSASGTKRSFEDDESDTSVSKKRCTCTKVDEEAAMIVSLTESLQSCKDELASCQSELESAKAEVDKWNTAFKQESFVPSRKSPEPQFVIDYIQTLKSSEKSLKEELEIAQMKLAIRDLKSQLKPESMKTDEDPEVDGEEQGSTPAGTSRMAYLEDELRAANTVIAEMREIQAVRVDALEKAQATHAKEFEYLKNNLLTLQQSPRLVLTAAPENADAQK comes from the exons ATGGACGGAGGAGATCATTCCGCTTCAG GTACTAAAAGAAGCTTCGAAGACGATGAAAGTGATACCTCCGTGTCAAAGAAG CGTTGCACTTGCACGAAAGTGGATGAAGAAGCTGCGATGATTGTGTCACTCACAGAGAG TCTTCAGAGCTGTAAAGATGAGCTTGCTTCATGTCAA AGTGAGCTTGAATCAGCCAAAGCAGAGGTTGATAAGTGGAACACAGCGTTTAAGCAAGAGTCCTTTGTACCTTCTAGAAAATCTCCTG AACCTCAATTTGTGATTGACTACATCCAAACTCTGAAATCTTccgagaagtctttgaaagaaGAG TTGGAAATTGCACAAATGAAG TTAGCTATCCGTGATCTCAAATCTCAACTCAAGCCAGAGTCAATGAAG ACAGATGAGGATCCAGAAGTCGACGGCGAGGAGCAAGGATCGACCCCCGCTGGCACCTCACGTATGGCATATCTCGAG GATGAGTTGCGTGCGGCAAATACGGTGATCGCAGAGATGAGGGAGATTCAGGCCGTGAGGGTGGATGCACTGGAGAAAGCCCAGGCCACGCATGCTAAGGAGTTCGAGTATCTTAAGAACAACTTGCTGACACTACAACAATCCCCACGCTTGGTTCTTACGGCCGCACCTGAGAATGCTGATGCGCAGAAGTAA
- the LOC106407372 gene encoding FKBP12-interacting protein of 37 kDa-like isoform X1, producing the protein MDGGDHSASGTKRSFEDDESDTSVSKKRCTCTKVDEEAAMIVSLTESLQSCKDELASCQSELESAKAEVDKWNTAFKQESFVPSRKSPEPQFVIDYIQTLKSSEKSLKEELEIAQMKLAIRDLKSQLKPESMKLQTDEDPEVDGEEQGSTPAGTSRMAYLEDELRAANTVIAEMREIQAVRVDALEKAQATHAKEFEYLKNNLLTLQQSPRLVLTAAPENADAQK; encoded by the exons ATGGACGGAGGAGATCATTCCGCTTCAG GTACTAAAAGAAGCTTCGAAGACGATGAAAGTGATACCTCCGTGTCAAAGAAG CGTTGCACTTGCACGAAAGTGGATGAAGAAGCTGCGATGATTGTGTCACTCACAGAGAG TCTTCAGAGCTGTAAAGATGAGCTTGCTTCATGTCAA AGTGAGCTTGAATCAGCCAAAGCAGAGGTTGATAAGTGGAACACAGCGTTTAAGCAAGAGTCCTTTGTACCTTCTAGAAAATCTCCTG AACCTCAATTTGTGATTGACTACATCCAAACTCTGAAATCTTccgagaagtctttgaaagaaGAG TTGGAAATTGCACAAATGAAG TTAGCTATCCGTGATCTCAAATCTCAACTCAAGCCAGAGTCAATGAAG TTACAGACAGATGAGGATCCAGAAGTCGACGGCGAGGAGCAAGGATCGACCCCCGCTGGCACCTCACGTATGGCATATCTCGAG GATGAGTTGCGTGCGGCAAATACGGTGATCGCAGAGATGAGGGAGATTCAGGCCGTGAGGGTGGATGCACTGGAGAAAGCCCAGGCCACGCATGCTAAGGAGTTCGAGTATCTTAAGAACAACTTGCTGACACTACAACAATCCCCACGCTTGGTTCTTACGGCCGCACCTGAGAATGCTGATGCGCAGAAGTAA